A section of the Papio anubis isolate 15944 chromosome 16, Panubis1.0, whole genome shotgun sequence genome encodes:
- the LOC101014306 gene encoding immunoglobulin lambda-like polypeptide 1, with product MRPGTGQPGREAPGEPGPNLRQRWLLLLLGLALVTYGLVHPTAAPQSRALGPGAPGGSSRSSLRSRWGRFLLQHGSWTGPRCWPRGFQSKHNTLRHVFGSGTQLTVLGQPKATPSVTLFLPSSEELQANKATLVCLMSDFYPGILTVTWKADGTPITQGVEMTMPSKQSNNKYAASSYLSLTPEQWRSHRSYSCQVTHEGSIVEKTVTPAECS from the exons ATGAGGCCAGGGACAGGCCAGCCGGGCCGTGAGGCCCCTGGTGAGCCAGGCCCCAACCTCAGGCAGCGctggctcctgctgctgctgggtCTGGCGCTGGTAACCTATGGCCTGGTGCACCCAACGGCTGCACCACAGAGCAGAGCCCTGGGCCCTGGAGCCCCTGGAGGAAGCAGCCGGTCCAGCCTGAGGAGCCGGTGGGGCAG GTTCCTGCTCCAGCACGGCTCCTGGACTGGCCCCAGGTGCTGGCCCCGGGGGTTTCAATCTAAGCATAATACACTGAGGCATGTGTTTGGCAGCGGGACCCAGCTCACTGTTTTAG GTCAGCCCAAGGCCACCCCCTCGGTCACTCTGTTCCTGCCGTCCTCTGAGGAGCTCCAAGCCAACAAGGCCACACTGGTGTGTCTCATGAGTGACTTCTATCCGGGAATCTTGACGGTGACCTGGAAGGCAGATGGTACCCCCATCACCCAGGGCGTGGAGATGACCATGCCCtccaaacaaagcaacaacaagtACGCGGCCAGCAGCTACCTGAGCCTGACGCCCGAGCAGTGGAGGTCCCACAGAAGCTACAGCTGCCAGGTCACGCATGAAGGGAGCATCGTGGAGAAGACAGTGACCCCTGCAGAATGTTCGTAG